Proteins encoded by one window of Paenibacillus sp. DCT19:
- a CDS encoding InlB B-repeat-containing protein — protein MKKAIRQGWKVSRQILMWMMVISLLVSAVPLFPAQSAAAAELPMQQTTVTKSSGFQDVNPTDWFYDAVVHVQEKGIFSGTDASTFSPKGTMTRAMYVTALGRMAGVDTGAYSTSSFADVQVGSWYAPYVEWAVKQGITDGTGGGKYSPNATVSREQMATMTLRYFESEQIPYQTENVVTTKPGDLADVSPWATDAVVMLWQAVVFTGDQKGNFNPRAQATRAEAAVLFMRNNAVVEAWKQHNPTPVTPAPEPTPPVTPTPTPAPGTTPTVTPTPTPGGGNNGGETPGDNGGNPGTGSTAYTLTFESNGGTAIAAQTVRKGQVLNNLPAPTKEGYIFQGWFTDSDFSLIFAEGSTLTEDMKLYAKYTDSVNNAVQSTPSYAVLDVAPNFTVTVQDASSSLTVSEVKAGMTFTDTADPDFAGVEVTGGNGVFTVASAAEDGKFVEGNTYQLELTNDKLSFQGQDETTSIYVFSVAKQEVIDIPLNPDMIYLPFTDVTDMILNGEAVGSPSIPVVSTTVGGSENALAEANASSGTFVYSGNTVIQVGDTVAIYQGVRPDLRTLETTGAEDGDVAYVQITEVDGSTYTYDHADTKQVLLKPDVLPVSVQADTDGDPNNNSITVEHTQMNYSDSLYEPFGLDELTTVDVGDFIGFYEGNFAEEGSQVVSYGRITSITPVAEMDVITYTDATIEDIENVFNIYQKQAIDGEDLLSEEQIAELEEQIEQQAIASGFVNQAADYLSDLAMETKDIRDLKEIQQIKAQSSLASGKSSRVSVENLTVVASLGTNLKNINGRSSGVSATLQVGADIVVNINEDSDLVIHMTSTFVQEMSLDLGINGDMQGHWLKKWGIPYWYSIDDYVITANLDAYSYTGMNITAEIALVEHDKLNDALNDWLGEKNAGRLGKVQDIATQIKAVMAGVQDTAVDAESLKEKYQEMLEQDTEWVPLIKKELFEKSVRVALGIVEVKFEAEFVVSAQVNLTVGADFYYKMAKRYSVSLRVLSFSGSSNTVSLPGDGDYQFTFYVMGTIGLRAGIHMEVKAGIGSVKLNSIGLAVEPGVYVNLWGYFYYQLKNISGVKTTKSLGALFVEIGIYLEVELGAQLGDGALSGGVELVDEEWPLYTIGEPENVYDFAYPQDKSLRLNLAGSASSIAVPELWLTMSTLDLTTGDTDTQAYDAAKFDIQLDNANFKYNEADGKIEVVDKNIQVSDGNLIITWKGAPLSFTSDPLKRTIPLSWLARVGDYILQLDPQNGGVTDIVAARYNAPISVVTPVYPGYTFDGWYTAASGGTKVTIPSRMAAEDRKLYAHWTANTDTPYTVEHYVLDPNSRTAAPPVDTENLTGTTDTEIRISSDRFKEQGYENGTVSGVLIKGDGSTVVRVNYSPANRKMTFAGGYAGAPSVSLTGAAGKNIAARIPVPTRSGYTFAGWSPDIPSTMPIEDTTYTAKWTGREDTPYQVAYLLQNIGSDTYTVANTESYRGATNTEVTLENVIPRSYPGFEFDETIPGTVLKSEITSNGKTVLKLYYKRDVHTLTVDYNGSGQETKVVEVPLGATTQLYLGTPTWQGNTFTGWSPTPPTTMPAEDVQFTAQWTTNAYTVNFNSNGGSEEVPSQTVGYGSMVNAPIEPTKEGYVFGGWYNGSDLTNLYDFAVPVTGDLMLYAKWLIPYTISFESNEGSVVDAQTVNEGTKAMAPVAPEREGYVFSGWYSESELMNAYDFTSMVVTGDLTLYAKWTVYVPNTYTVIFESNGGSAVTEQTVNEGAVATAPGAPMLEGYTFNGWYSDSELTSPYGFTEGVMANVMLYAKWTKNSYTVSFNSNNGSSVSSQSVSEGDTAIVPDAPTRAGHVFNGWYSEASLNEAYSFTTPVMTNLTLYAKWTAIYTVSFNSNGGTPVADQTMESGGNATTPAVPTRDGYTFNGWYSDTGLNEAYSFTTSVMGNLTLYAKWTFNSHTVSFDSNGGAAVASQVVVPNGKAVAPAALKWAGYRFDGWYSDRDLENVYDFEAPVTADIELFAKWTMTSWLQVGDELELNSKSNIVFDSQGTPYMAYIKDSNEVFVVQYKGGTWQPVGNQSDLDKAGGLGSSAISLGIDSKDKIYVAYKDSSGKVSFKNYNDEHKWWRPVYTITDFSWNDGKSSRKVDKVNDSFFITFDKDDNPLLMFRGVLDGNAAEPSMLMSWRFYKDRGRVQEARVQAFAGLRAFLAPLPNNGMYLFAPSRVSSTNLALGYSLPDSSSGQDKFWKLLDPKQYPYPTSANMDAASALDPSGVPYMIYLSSSNVVEMWKYPHTIPSEDAAWEKVSATPEFSVGSSKEGSIDMAFDSEGTPYVAYRDAANGNRVTVMKYENMGWRPVGSAGFSNDDALGLDIFIDSTDHIYVNYKKQGKMTMMKYDPNL, from the coding sequence GTGAAGAAAGCAATAAGACAGGGGTGGAAGGTGAGCCGACAGATCCTGATGTGGATGATGGTTATCAGCTTACTAGTGTCTGCTGTGCCCCTATTTCCGGCGCAGTCTGCAGCAGCGGCTGAACTGCCGATGCAGCAGACAACAGTAACCAAATCCAGTGGATTCCAGGATGTGAATCCGACAGACTGGTTCTATGATGCAGTCGTCCATGTGCAGGAGAAGGGCATATTTAGCGGGACAGACGCAAGCACCTTCTCGCCTAAAGGGACAATGACGCGTGCCATGTATGTGACGGCACTCGGAAGGATGGCCGGGGTAGACACAGGGGCATATTCTACTTCTAGCTTTGCCGATGTACAGGTGGGCAGTTGGTATGCGCCGTATGTCGAGTGGGCAGTTAAGCAAGGAATTACCGACGGTACAGGCGGAGGTAAATACTCGCCAAATGCCACCGTATCTCGGGAGCAGATGGCAACGATGACGTTGCGGTATTTCGAAAGTGAACAGATTCCTTATCAGACCGAGAATGTTGTCACAACAAAACCGGGCGATCTTGCAGATGTTTCGCCTTGGGCGACTGATGCGGTCGTCATGCTGTGGCAAGCCGTGGTGTTCACTGGAGACCAAAAGGGGAACTTCAACCCTCGTGCACAAGCAACTCGTGCGGAAGCTGCGGTTCTTTTTATGCGCAACAATGCGGTTGTAGAGGCGTGGAAACAGCACAATCCAACGCCGGTGACGCCAGCACCCGAACCAACGCCGCCGGTGACACCAACACCGACGCCAGCACCAGGAACAACGCCAACAGTGACACCAACGCCGACACCTGGCGGCGGTAATAATGGTGGCGAAACGCCTGGAGATAACGGAGGTAACCCGGGCACGGGTTCCACTGCATATACGCTCACGTTTGAGAGCAACGGAGGCACGGCGATTGCTGCGCAGACGGTACGAAAAGGCCAGGTGCTAAATAACCTGCCTGCTCCAACAAAAGAGGGATATATATTCCAAGGGTGGTTTACAGATAGCGATTTCTCGCTCATCTTTGCAGAGGGTAGTACGCTAACTGAGGATATGAAGTTGTATGCAAAGTATACGGATAGTGTGAATAATGCCGTACAAAGTACCCCTAGCTACGCCGTGCTGGATGTGGCGCCAAACTTCACCGTCACAGTGCAGGATGCGTCGAGCAGCCTGACAGTATCCGAGGTCAAAGCGGGTATGACGTTCACGGACACGGCGGATCCCGACTTTGCGGGAGTTGAGGTCACCGGCGGGAACGGAGTCTTCACCGTAGCATCTGCAGCCGAAGACGGTAAGTTCGTCGAAGGCAACACATACCAACTGGAGTTGACGAATGACAAGCTGTCGTTCCAAGGACAAGATGAGACGACAAGCATTTACGTGTTTAGTGTTGCCAAGCAAGAGGTTATTGATATTCCGCTTAATCCGGATATGATCTATCTTCCATTCACGGATGTCACGGATATGATATTGAATGGCGAAGCTGTTGGTTCACCATCGATTCCGGTAGTTAGCACGACAGTGGGCGGTAGCGAAAATGCGCTCGCTGAAGCGAATGCGAGCAGCGGAACGTTCGTGTATTCCGGCAACACCGTGATTCAAGTCGGCGATACCGTCGCCATTTATCAAGGGGTTCGTCCCGATCTACGCACGTTAGAAACCACCGGCGCTGAAGACGGCGATGTGGCCTACGTCCAGATCACAGAGGTAGACGGAAGCACCTATACCTATGACCATGCAGATACCAAGCAAGTGTTGCTCAAGCCGGATGTTCTGCCGGTGAGTGTACAAGCGGATACAGATGGAGATCCGAATAACAACTCCATCACAGTTGAGCATACCCAGATGAACTACAGCGACAGCCTGTATGAGCCGTTCGGCCTGGATGAGTTAACCACAGTCGATGTGGGCGACTTTATCGGTTTTTATGAAGGCAACTTCGCTGAAGAAGGTTCTCAAGTTGTCAGTTATGGACGTATCACTTCGATTACGCCTGTAGCAGAGATGGATGTTATCACATATACCGATGCTACAATTGAAGATATTGAGAATGTCTTCAACATCTATCAGAAGCAAGCAATTGACGGCGAAGATCTGTTATCGGAAGAGCAGATCGCGGAGCTTGAAGAGCAGATCGAGCAGCAAGCGATCGCTAGTGGATTCGTCAATCAGGCAGCAGATTATCTATCTGATCTAGCGATGGAAACAAAGGATATCAGGGATTTGAAAGAAATCCAGCAGATCAAGGCTCAGTCTTCCCTGGCTTCGGGTAAAAGTAGCCGGGTCAGCGTGGAGAATCTGACTGTCGTTGCTTCACTCGGGACGAATCTGAAGAATATTAACGGCCGAAGTTCCGGTGTCAGCGCCACACTGCAAGTCGGCGCCGATATCGTCGTGAATATTAATGAAGACAGCGATCTGGTTATCCATATGACCAGTACATTTGTTCAAGAAATGAGCCTGGATCTCGGCATTAATGGTGATATGCAAGGGCATTGGCTGAAAAAGTGGGGGATTCCTTACTGGTACAGCATTGATGATTATGTAATTACGGCGAATCTGGATGCTTATAGCTATACCGGAATGAACATCACGGCAGAGATAGCTCTTGTTGAACACGATAAGCTAAATGATGCACTGAATGACTGGCTGGGCGAGAAGAACGCTGGCAGGTTGGGAAAGGTTCAGGACATTGCGACACAGATTAAAGCGGTAATGGCGGGTGTGCAGGATACTGCCGTAGATGCGGAATCGTTGAAGGAAAAGTATCAAGAGATGTTGGAGCAAGACACGGAGTGGGTTCCGTTAATCAAGAAAGAACTCTTTGAAAAGAGCGTACGCGTGGCTTTAGGTATTGTGGAAGTCAAATTTGAAGCGGAGTTTGTGGTCAGCGCCCAGGTGAACCTGACGGTGGGGGCAGATTTCTACTATAAGATGGCCAAGCGCTACTCGGTTAGCTTGCGCGTATTGAGTTTCAGTGGTTCGAGCAATACGGTCAGCTTGCCGGGAGACGGAGATTACCAATTTACCTTCTATGTGATGGGGACGATCGGTTTACGAGCTGGTATTCATATGGAGGTCAAAGCGGGGATTGGAAGCGTCAAGTTGAATAGTATCGGGCTTGCTGTAGAACCCGGTGTGTATGTGAATCTGTGGGGCTACTTCTATTATCAACTGAAGAATATTAGCGGGGTGAAGACCACCAAGTCTTTAGGCGCCTTATTCGTGGAGATCGGCATCTATCTGGAGGTCGAACTCGGTGCTCAATTAGGTGATGGAGCGCTCTCGGGCGGCGTGGAGCTGGTCGATGAAGAGTGGCCATTGTATACGATTGGGGAACCGGAAAACGTCTATGACTTCGCCTATCCGCAGGATAAGTCGCTCAGATTAAACTTGGCCGGTTCCGCGTCATCCATCGCTGTACCGGAGTTGTGGCTTACGATGAGTACGCTTGATTTGACTACAGGCGATACCGATACCCAAGCGTATGATGCCGCGAAGTTCGATATTCAATTGGACAATGCGAATTTCAAATATAACGAGGCTGACGGGAAGATCGAAGTGGTGGACAAGAACATTCAGGTGAGTGATGGCAATCTGATCATCACTTGGAAGGGGGCACCGCTGTCGTTCACATCCGATCCGCTCAAACGCACAATCCCGTTGAGCTGGCTCGCCAGAGTGGGTGACTATATCCTTCAACTTGATCCGCAGAATGGTGGAGTAACCGATATTGTCGCGGCTCGTTATAACGCGCCGATCAGCGTGGTCACCCCGGTATATCCGGGATATACCTTTGATGGCTGGTATACGGCTGCTTCCGGCGGCACGAAGGTGACGATTCCGAGCCGTATGGCTGCAGAGGATCGGAAACTGTACGCACACTGGACTGCGAACACGGACACGCCATATACGGTTGAACATTATGTGTTAGATCCGAACAGCAGGACAGCGGCCCCGCCTGTAGATACGGAGAATTTGACCGGAACAACGGACACGGAGATTCGAATCAGCTCCGATAGGTTTAAGGAACAAGGCTATGAGAACGGAACGGTAAGCGGCGTATTGATCAAGGGCGACGGCTCGACGGTCGTCAGGGTTAATTACTCTCCGGCGAATCGAAAGATGACGTTCGCTGGGGGTTATGCGGGTGCGCCCAGCGTCTCGCTAACGGGAGCAGCCGGCAAGAACATCGCTGCTCGTATACCGGTGCCGACAAGATCAGGATATACGTTTGCCGGTTGGTCGCCAGATATTCCAAGCACAATGCCGATTGAGGATACCACCTATACAGCGAAGTGGACAGGGAGAGAGGATACGCCTTATCAGGTCGCATACTTGTTGCAAAACATTGGCAGTGACACCTATACGGTTGCGAATACGGAATCGTATCGTGGAGCTACCAATACGGAGGTAACGCTGGAGAATGTAATTCCAAGATCCTATCCAGGGTTTGAATTCGATGAGACTATTCCGGGAACGGTGTTGAAGAGCGAAATCACAAGCAACGGTAAAACGGTGCTGAAGCTGTACTACAAGCGCGATGTCCACACCTTGACGGTTGATTACAACGGCTCCGGCCAGGAGACCAAAGTTGTTGAAGTCCCGTTAGGAGCTACGACGCAGCTCTACCTGGGTACACCGACATGGCAGGGAAATACCTTTACGGGTTGGTCGCCAACGCCTCCGACTACAATGCCTGCGGAAGATGTTCAGTTTACCGCTCAGTGGACGACGAATGCTTACACGGTGAACTTCAACAGCAATGGCGGATCGGAAGAAGTACCTAGCCAGACAGTAGGATATGGCAGTATGGTCAACGCCCCGATTGAACCAACGAAGGAAGGCTATGTATTCGGAGGTTGGTACAATGGCAGCGATCTGACGAACCTCTACGACTTCGCGGTACCTGTTACGGGTGACCTTATGTTGTATGCGAAGTGGCTGATCCCTTACACAATAAGCTTCGAGAGTAATGAAGGGTCGGTAGTAGATGCCCAAACAGTGAATGAAGGAACCAAGGCTATGGCACCTGTCGCCCCAGAGCGGGAAGGCTATGTGTTTAGCGGCTGGTACAGCGAAAGCGAATTAATGAATGCCTACGATTTCACTTCTATGGTGGTAACGGGAGACCTGACTTTGTACGCGAAGTGGACGGTTTATGTACCGAATACGTACACTGTAATTTTTGAGAGTAACGGCGGATCGGCGGTCACAGAACAGACGGTGAATGAAGGTGCCGTGGCTACTGCTCCTGGTGCTCCGATGCTGGAAGGATATACGTTCAATGGCTGGTACAGCGATAGCGAATTGACGAGTCCTTATGGTTTCACGGAAGGTGTAATGGCGAATGTGATGCTGTACGCGAAGTGGACGAAGAACAGCTACACAGTGAGCTTCAACAGTAACAACGGATCCTCGGTGAGCAGTCAGTCCGTGAGTGAGGGAGACACGGCAATAGTTCCTGACGCGCCGACGCGTGCAGGGCATGTATTTAACGGTTGGTATAGCGAAGCTAGTCTGAATGAAGCCTACAGCTTCACGACACCCGTGATGACTAACCTCACATTGTATGCGAAGTGGACGGCGATCTACACGGTGAGCTTCAACAGTAACGGCGGAACGCCGGTGGCTGACCAGACGATGGAAAGTGGCGGCAATGCTACGACGCCTGCCGTACCGACGAGGGACGGATACACATTCAACGGTTGGTACAGCGATACTGGATTGAATGAAGCCTACAGCTTCACGACATCGGTGATGGGTAATCTCACGCTGTACGCAAAATGGACATTTAACAGCCACACGGTGAGCTTCGACAGTAACGGTGGGGCAGCCGTCGCCAGTCAAGTGGTCGTTCCTAACGGCAAAGCTGTGGCACCTGCTGCACTGAAATGGGCGGGCTACCGATTTGATGGTTGGTACAGCGATCGTGATCTGGAGAACGTCTATGACTTCGAGGCGCCAGTGACGGCAGACATCGAGCTGTTCGCGAAGTGGACAATGACATCTTGGCTGCAAGTGGGCGACGAGCTGGAATTGAATAGTAAGTCCAATATCGTCTTCGACAGTCAAGGGACGCCTTACATGGCTTATATAAAGGACAGTAACGAAGTATTTGTGGTGCAATATAAGGGAGGCACGTGGCAGCCCGTTGGCAATCAAAGCGATCTTGATAAAGCGGGAGGATTGGGGAGCTCAGCTATATCGCTCGGAATAGACAGCAAGGACAAGATTTATGTTGCCTATAAGGATAGCTCAGGTAAAGTAAGCTTTAAAAATTACAATGATGAACATAAGTGGTGGAGACCAGTATATACTATCACTGATTTCAGTTGGAATGATGGAAAGAGCAGCAGAAAAGTGGATAAAGTTAATGATAGCTTTTTCATTACCTTCGATAAGGATGATAATCCTCTTCTGATGTTTAGAGGTGTTTTGGACGGTAATGCTGCAGAACCATCAATGCTCATGTCATGGAGGTTTTATAAAGATAGGGGACGGGTACAAGAAGCGAGGGTACAGGCATTCGCAGGTCTAAGAGCATTCCTCGCACCGTTACCAAACAACGGTATGTATTTGTTTGCTCCATCTCGTGTATCCTCTACTAATCTGGCATTAGGATATAGCTTACCAGATAGCTCATCTGGACAGGATAAATTTTGGAAATTATTAGATCCGAAACAATATCCATATCCAACATCTGCAAATATGGATGCTGCATCCGCGCTTGATCCGTCTGGTGTACCTTATATGATCTATCTCAGCAGCTCCAACGTTGTTGAGATGTGGAAATATCCGCACACCATTCCTTCAGAAGATGCAGCATGGGAGAAGGTGAGTGCTACTCCCGAATTCTCGGTCGGTTCGTCTAAAGAAGGAAGCATAGATATGGCCTTTGACAGCGAAGGCACGCCTTACGTTGCTTATCGAGATGCTGCAAATGGCAACAGGGTGACTGTGATGAAATACGAGAATATGGGTTGGAGACCAGTAGGGTCTGCCGGATTCTCCAATGATGACGCTCTTGGGCTAGATATTTTCATAGACAGCACCGACCACATTTATGTGAATTATAAGAAACAAGGTAAAATGACTATGATGAAGTATGATCCAAATTTGTAA
- a CDS encoding DUF2536 family protein has product MEISLDMIKDKVEWLQAYDFNELERTIEDRIGINKALMLRVKHVQHQVTYHPILNKMLYSAVVHFAMD; this is encoded by the coding sequence ATGGAAATTTCACTGGATATGATCAAAGACAAAGTCGAATGGTTGCAGGCTTACGACTTCAATGAACTGGAGCGTACGATTGAAGACCGAATCGGAATCAACAAAGCGCTGATGCTGCGAGTGAAACACGTTCAGCATCAAGTGACGTACCACCCAATTCTCAACAAGATGTTATATAGTGCCGTTGTACATTTTGCAATGGATTGA
- a CDS encoding leucine-rich repeat domain-containing protein: MAFIQLKCPNCNGKIEPKGERLFKCPFCETELLLQENNVYHVDQSVHHYHGTAVPTRPVRSKPKRNGLLAGLLVLALSVYFIWIFANQGSGGGVSQSHVVRTEPESEVLQLFLRDIFDKTETAPSSEELASIRFLSVDKVDDRWRFRYSFDDPFTNEQPEWKEYVVTDKVLNTQRMEQKDFEAFSGLTGLDLNGEYEITQTRDMSFSHMKNLKSYSSGFNESFHVFASYFGDKSRIQQLTTQIRSNEEMAQLLEFSNLQNLSITYVDESVTDFQLLQQLPLHSLAITTIDDLGWLSTLPSLESLSIGTSEATDFSSLYALSQMRELTFDNVRNLRTLDFVASMPKLHTLDVNQVSLVSLEPLRNKASLSKLRLADAGAQETLQVINSLSSLSSLAVSGYYSTAPELNLPRVTELVLPSSFVPLLHAPAVRQLTVNLNSGGISGSDVIRFPQLSELSLLESGSFTQVKALNRLPKLRILKANETSFYGETRELFQLSNLTALECLECTFQLEGEAPFNNRVLEQLNLTNSYFSLDNNHVEDLERITPYLTGLTGIRSFTLQDSSIQTLDFVKRWKQLEILHVENNAISNLSPLSALTSLRKVYITGNPVQNKTILGDRIAVY, translated from the coding sequence GTGGCATTTATTCAACTGAAATGTCCGAATTGCAATGGTAAGATAGAACCAAAAGGGGAAAGGTTGTTCAAATGTCCATTCTGTGAAACGGAACTGCTACTCCAAGAGAATAACGTATACCATGTAGATCAATCGGTTCACCATTATCACGGGACAGCTGTTCCAACCAGACCTGTCAGGTCAAAACCAAAACGGAACGGCTTGCTAGCGGGTTTGTTGGTTCTTGCTCTTTCCGTCTATTTTATATGGATTTTCGCCAATCAGGGAAGTGGAGGAGGGGTAAGCCAATCTCATGTTGTACGAACAGAGCCTGAAAGCGAGGTGCTGCAACTCTTCTTGAGAGACATCTTTGATAAGACGGAGACTGCGCCGTCGTCAGAGGAACTTGCTAGCATTCGGTTTTTATCCGTGGATAAAGTGGATGACCGATGGCGGTTCAGGTACAGCTTCGACGATCCCTTCACAAACGAGCAGCCAGAATGGAAAGAATATGTCGTGACAGATAAAGTGCTGAATACCCAGCGAATGGAGCAGAAGGACTTCGAAGCGTTTTCGGGTCTGACGGGGCTGGACTTAAATGGGGAGTATGAAATAACCCAGACGAGAGACATGAGCTTCAGTCATATGAAGAATTTGAAAAGTTATTCGTCTGGCTTCAACGAATCGTTCCATGTATTCGCCTCTTATTTCGGTGACAAGAGCCGCATTCAGCAATTAACGACTCAGATACGCAGCAATGAAGAAATGGCGCAATTGCTTGAATTTTCTAATCTGCAGAATTTAAGCATTACATACGTTGATGAATCGGTTACCGATTTTCAATTACTGCAGCAGCTACCGCTACATTCACTTGCGATTACAACAATAGACGATCTGGGCTGGTTGTCCACGCTTCCTTCTCTGGAATCATTAAGCATTGGCACCAGTGAAGCGACTGACTTCAGCAGTCTGTATGCACTCAGCCAGATGCGAGAGTTAACGTTTGACAACGTGCGGAATTTGAGGACGCTCGATTTTGTAGCCAGCATGCCTAAGCTTCATACTCTGGATGTAAATCAGGTCAGCCTTGTTAGTCTGGAGCCATTGCGGAATAAAGCGTCACTCAGCAAGCTGAGGCTTGCGGATGCAGGAGCACAGGAGACACTGCAAGTAATCAACAGCCTGAGTTCGTTGTCTTCGCTTGCGGTTTCTGGTTACTACAGCACGGCGCCAGAGCTTAATCTTCCCCGCGTAACGGAATTGGTGCTGCCTTCCTCATTCGTGCCGCTCCTTCATGCACCCGCGGTTCGTCAATTAACCGTTAATCTGAACAGCGGGGGAATCAGCGGCAGTGATGTGATACGGTTCCCGCAGCTGTCGGAGCTTTCATTGCTGGAATCAGGAAGCTTTACTCAGGTGAAGGCGTTGAATCGGCTGCCGAAGCTGCGAATATTGAAAGCTAACGAGACATCCTTTTACGGGGAAACGCGGGAACTGTTTCAACTATCGAATCTTACAGCACTTGAATGTTTGGAGTGTACGTTCCAGCTGGAGGGGGAGGCTCCTTTCAATAACCGCGTACTGGAGCAATTGAATCTAACTAACTCGTATTTCTCACTCGATAACAATCATGTTGAGGATTTGGAACGGATAACGCCCTACCTGACAGGTTTAACAGGAATACGTTCCTTTACTCTACAGGACAGTTCCATCCAAACGCTTGATTTCGTAAAACGCTGGAAACAACTGGAGATTCTGCACGTAGAGAATAATGCGATATCCAATCTCAGCCCGCTAAGCGCGCTTACCTCGTTAAGAAAGGTCTACATCACGGGTAATCCAGTTCAGAACAAGACGATCTTGGGGGACAGAATTGCTGTCTATTAG
- a CDS encoding response regulator transcription factor, producing MNTYKIMIVDDDPHICEIVQVYCDREGFISTFSHSGTEAMKLLTTFEPDLIVLDILLANENGIDWCRNARNLTSAPIVFLSSQEEDEVKISALTYGGDDYVTKPFSPGVLMAKIKAHLRRVSSGRREQLLELPGLTLDFYTQSVNTGGKAIFLSKKEFSLLSYMAQNVNRVVSVDTLFQIIWGMESLEDTRTVAVHISNLRKKIEHDPADPERIITVRGVDICWLLIVRHKREISDKVRKEK from the coding sequence ATGAATACCTACAAAATAATGATCGTCGATGATGATCCCCATATATGCGAGATTGTTCAGGTATATTGCGATAGGGAGGGTTTTATCTCCACCTTCAGTCATAGCGGTACGGAAGCAATGAAGCTGCTTACAACGTTTGAGCCGGATTTGATTGTGCTGGATATATTGCTGGCCAATGAGAACGGTATTGATTGGTGCAGGAATGCACGTAACCTTACCAGTGCGCCGATCGTGTTTCTGAGCAGCCAAGAGGAAGATGAAGTGAAAATTAGCGCATTAACCTATGGTGGCGACGATTATGTGACCAAGCCGTTCAGTCCAGGAGTGCTCATGGCCAAGATCAAGGCGCACCTTCGTAGAGTGTCTTCGGGCAGAAGGGAGCAACTGCTGGAATTACCGGGTCTGACACTGGATTTCTATACACAGTCTGTCAACACCGGTGGTAAAGCTATCTTTTTATCCAAAAAAGAGTTTAGTCTACTGTCCTATATGGCACAAAACGTGAATCGAGTCGTCAGTGTCGATACATTGTTTCAAATCATCTGGGGTATGGAAAGCCTAGAGGATACAAGAACAGTCGCTGTACACATTAGTAATTTACGCAAAAAAATCGAGCATGACCCTGCCGACCCTGAGCGAATCATTACGGTTCGGGGAGTGGATATATGCTGGTTGCTAATAGTGCGTCATAAGCGTGAAATTAGTGATAAGGTTCGTAAAGAAAAATAG